One region of Juglans regia cultivar Chandler chromosome 4, Walnut 2.0, whole genome shotgun sequence genomic DNA includes:
- the LOC118348211 gene encoding putative disease resistance protein RGA4 has translation MLYVAEDVVDELEYEALRKQAITTYGSAMAKVCHFFCSFMALSSRLKLAHKIKDIRERLDEINADKVQFNLTERHEEVHVNPLWREKTHSFIDPSTIFGRDGDKEEIKKSLMHPNPTRNLNIIAIVGLGGMGKTTLAKVVYNDESVVKHFQLRMWVCVPENFNVTRLVKDILKSAGGRVDKNSSNEDTLHTSLRELLKDKRFLLVLDDVCNENRNKWTKLRDLLNGGSHGSVIVVTTRSHRVSSVLDPVYTHSVEGLSKEESLSVFVKCAFKEGEDKLYPNLLPIADEIVKKCKGVPLALKSLGGLLYSKVDESEWELVRGNEIWELEENEGGILPALQLSYNQMPIHLKRCFAYCVNFPKDYDFSNILLIEQWVAHGLIIQMSPNKKQELEDIGELYIKELMSICFFHLDLQENLFGMYSFKMHDLVHDLVLSIGHEEWSEIDSNNKDMASTVRHLSISSSSQQVSKFSNKLTNVRSIMYRNEPHVSSVEACISRFKSLRLLTIPYSDFENLPSSIGTQKHLRYLGLSLNQSIKKLPNSICKLHNLQTLLLDGCRDLERLPKDMRNMINLRFLTISTKDTCLFVNGVCCFNSLKILWVVECPRLECLLPQMDRCLTNLRMLVFVECESLTSLPPIIKHLKALESLYICDCEEIDLTGGGGDAQDLNLRLQILYITNLPKLEILPEWLLGSANTLKHLHIEQCENLKALPEWLPTLKSLQTLEIIECNELSSLPEGIRHMKTLRKLVIIPEL, from the coding sequence atgttatatgtcGCAGAGGATGTGGTAGATGAACTTGAGTACGAAGCTTTAAGGAAGCAAGCGATTACGACATATGGAAGCGCTATGGCAAAGGTATGCCATTTCTTTTGTTCATTCATGGCACTTTCATCCCGTTTAAAACTGGCTCACAAAATCAAGGACATTAGAGAGAGGTTAGATGAGATTAATGCTGATAAGGTTCAGTTTAATCTCACTGAGCGGCATGAAGAGGTGCATGTCAATCCCCTGTGGAGGGAGAAGACCCATTCCTTTATTGATCCTTCAACAATATTCGGTAGGGATGGtgacaaagaagaaataaaaaagagtttgatgCACCCAAATCCCACTagaaatcttaatataattgcCATAGTTGGATTAGGAGGTATGGGAAAGACCACACTTGCCAAGGTTGTTTACAATGACGAATCCGTAGTTAAACATTTTCAGTTGAGAATGTGGGTTTGTGTACCTGAGAATTTTAATGTTACAAGATTGGTGAAAGACATCCTTAAATCTGCTGGTGGTAGAGTTGATAAGAATTCAAGTAATGAAGATACATTGCATACTAGTTTGAGAGAACTTTTAAAGGATAAAAGGTTTCTACTAGTTTTAGATGATGTCTGcaatgaaaatagaaataaatggaCTAAACTGAGAGATTTGCTTAATGGAGGGTCGCATGGAAGTGTCATTGTTGTAACGACACGTAGTCACAGGGTTTCTTCCGTTTTAGACCCTGTTTATACACATTCTGTAGAAGGTCtatcaaaagaagaaagtttGTCTGTGTTTGTGAAATGTGCATTCAAGGAAGGAGAAGACAAACTATATCCAAATCTCTTGCCAATTGCAGATGAAATAGTGAAAAAGTGTAAAGGGGTTCCACTGGCCCTGAAGAGTTTAGGTGGTCTACTTTATTCGAAAGTCGATGAAAGCGAGTGGGAATTGGTGAGAGGTAACGAGATTTGGgaattggaagaaaatgagggaggCATCTTACCTGCATTGCAATTGAGCTATAATCAAATGCCGATTCATTTGAAGCGATGCTTTGCTTATTGCGTTAATTTTCCAAAGGATTATGATTTCAGTAATATCCTTTTAATTGAACAATGGGTGGCACATGGATTAATCATCCAAATGTCTCCTAACAAAAAACAAGAGTTGGAAGATATTGGAGAATTGTACATTAAAGAGTTAATGTCGATATGTTTTTTCCATTTAGatcttcaagaaaatctttttggcATGTATTCCTTCAAAATGCATGATCTCGTCCATGATCTTGTACTCTCTATTGGCCATGAAGAGTGGTCGGAAATAGACTCTAACAATAAAGACATGGCCTCGACAGTCCGTCATTTGTCAATTTCATCTAGTAGCCAACAAGTTTCAAAGTTCTCAAACAAGTTAACTAATGTGAGGAGCATCATGTACCGAAACGAACCACACGTGTCCTCAGTTGAAGCATGCATCTCAAGATTCAAGTCTTTACGTCTGTTAACTATACCTTATtcagattttgagaatttgccAAGTTCCATTGGTACTCAAAAGCATTTGAGATATCTCGGCCTATCTCTTAATCAGTCAATCAAGAAGCTTCCTAATTCCATTTGCAAGTTACACAATTTGCAAACCTTGTTACTTGATGGATGTAGAGACCTTGAACGACTGCCCAAAGATATGAGGAACATGATCAACCTTAGGTTTCTTACGATTTCAACAAAAGATACATGCTTGTTCGTGAATGGAGTATGTTGCTTTAATTCTCTTAAGATTTTATGGGTGGTGGAGTGTCCAAGACTCGAATGCTTGCTTCCACAGATGGACAGGTGCCTCACCAACCTTCGTATGTTGGTTTTTGTGGAATGTGAAAGTTTGACCTCTTTGCCACCTATTATCAAGCACCTAAAAGCCTTAGAGTCATTGTACATTTGTGATTGTGAAGAGATAGATTTGacgggaggaggaggagatgcacAGGACCTCAATTTGAGACTCCAAATCTTGTATATAACAAATTTACCAAAGTTGGAGATTTTACCCGAATGGCTCCTAGGATCTGCAAACACTTTAAAGCACCTACATATCGAGCAGTGTGAAAATCTGAAGGCGTTGCCAGAGTGGTTACCAACTCTGAAATCACTTCAGACATTGGAGATCATTGAATGCAATGAGCTATCATCTCTACCGGAGGGGATTCGTCATAtgaaaacattaagaaaactGGTGATCATTCCTGAGCTCTAA